Below is a window of Leptidea sinapis chromosome 28, ilLepSina1.1, whole genome shotgun sequence DNA.
ACTAATATAATCGATCATGCCACGAgactaaacaaatataattacttcgAGGATGGTAAATGATTCCCCAGTAAACACAGATTATGACAGATGGGCAGCTATAACTCAGTTTATTTCTAGTAGTGGGAATCTAAATTACAACACCAACCAGGCTCATGTCTATTTTTGAAGCATCAGtgaagataataaataaaacatattatatataaatatatctcgATTCATATCgaatcattattattaacattcatatgttaaaattattttgcggcagcaacaaaatataatttaattattaattacttttacagCTACgtgaagaaaaattaataagacTAAGGTATTAAATATTCTGGATGTTCaagaaaaaaaccaaaaactattTACGTTTTGGATTTGGGAAGCGCTCCGCAGCTGCCACTCTGTAcatatttatatcttataaCGGTCCTTATCTGACATTCTCATGTAACGCTAGAAAATCTGTCGTTTTCCTGTAACGCTAGAAAATCTGACGCAACGCTACTAGCGGGACGACGATGGGGCGAGGAACGCGGAGAGGGAGCATGGTCGCTTTTCCACCCATGGTCCTGTCTGTATATTATTACTCTAGACCGTATTGTAAGTCTATAGATAGACTTTGAGCTAAAAAAAGTTAAGTGTCTAAAGccgttattatattttaaaaaaagtgtttgcTGGTGACCAACtgccaatcaaatcaaaaatatcaaatgctcagtttttaaaatataacattgttTTTTGGATAAGAgaatattaagagcaaaattcgCAAATAATGACTACATAATAAAAAGCCTTAACAATGACAACATGAGTGTAgtaaatatagtataatatataactgtACTGTTCTTAACTGCTGATTCCAAATATATCAGGAATGGAAGAGCCAATTACTCGATATGAAAAAATAGATTTCTTAGGAGAAGGACAGGTAAAATGTATTCGACAgtatataaacttaatttcgTGGTTTCTGTTTACCGTTAATTTTTCATACATCGGTCTTTATTTCAGTTTGCTACAGTCTACAAGGCTAGAGATGTTAAGACAGATAAAATAGtggcggttaaaaaaattaaaattggctCTCGATTAGAAGCCCAAGATGGTATCAATAGGACAGCCCTCAGAGAGATCAAACTTTTACAAGAACTTCAACATATTAATTTGATTGGACTCTTAggtaaaaacaatataatattatagtggtAACTTGCCTAACCTATAAACAAATCTCCAATCTATCATTAAATATTTGGATAATAATAcccaaatatttatttgtagaaACATAAACAACATGTTAATATTCaattcacttaactttatgtttatatattaaagtcCATCACCTcatgttgttttaaattttttgtttgttaatgCAGATAGTTTCCTGATTGTTATCCATGTGCCAATGCCTTACTAATACGAAAAATAAGGCACTTGATCTAACCACAATTTGCACatggtttgttattttttgactGATTGACCATATTGGTTACTATGTCAACAGAATATCACCGATAACTAAATGATTGAGTTTTACCACTATCTAGAGGTAacataacaatttaataataaacacattaCAATTCTAATAAGCAGTCTTGTTGATACCATACAGTTATAGGAATTCAATATAAACACATTGTATTTAGGGGCAATGTGAGATTCTAAATTAAGACTCTGGCTCTCTAAACCCCACTGAGTTACTACTAAACTAATTGTTCAATTGCATATCATTAGTAAAAATTGGTATGTTTCAACTCCTTTAAGTTGTACCCATCAACATCTACATTACAGTTGATTGCCTGCTCAACTCTAATAATTGCATGTTAGGAATGGAACAAATTATctatataatgtttaaaaaaaaaattagtaattGTTGAGATAATATGCactctttataataatttcagaTGTATTTGGACAAAAATCAAATGTTTCTTTGGTGTTTGACTTTATGGATACTGACTTAGAGATAATAGTTAAGGATAGTAATATTGTGCTGACTCCAGGAAATGTGAAAGCATACATGATTATGACACTCAGAGGTGAGACATTTGTTAAACAAAAGGAATGTACAAAAATAGTtcagaattttataaaaaaaaaaatattatatcagttTATGAGAACTGGAACTATACTATGGCTAtaccataattatattatgtactgaGAAGTATTTGTAGGCTATTAGTTGCCCACccacctgttttttttttgtttatataaataataataatattgacacacttttacacaaattatcttgcctcaaactaggcattgcctgtactatgggtacaacgaaatattttatactatatacttaaacatacataaacatccatgacttggaaataaacatctatattcatcatataaattattgcacctaccggaattcgaacccgggacctctagcttactagtcagggtcactaacgattcggctatatgggttgATATATTATAAGAAGCTTGACCTATTTAGTATATAGACACCTTCAATTATTTCAGATGATTGTTAGTGATGATCTCATGAACAAAAGAGTATTCCAATTGAAAAGCTAATATCAAAACTTTTTactgtatcaatattatttttaccgctagaacattttttttattgttataaatatttacagggtaaattattcaaaatttgaGCAAAATCAACACATACAACTGTCCTTCATGTCACTAgcaaaaatataagaataatatttatttcatctcattacacttctattttttttttctaaaataattctGGCAACCATGTTTAATTTTCTTCTTAccttctttttataatttatgtcaattgtaaaatatattattataatatttgcttTGTGCATTCTCCTAATAACTTGACTTTGACTAAGTCCATGGCACTAGTTTAGCAGAATGAACAGCAAAAATCACAACATTTTCTCACTGAGGGAGTAAAAACTACAAACTCACTGGTTTTATGCAGTTATGGCATTATTATTGAACTAGAGATGtgaaaagaaaatttgtgtatttttcattgttaaatatgtttttgataTCAGATCAAATGGAGTTTAAGACCACCATCTACATCCAAACTATCTCTTAATCAAATTAATGcatataacaaattttattagtatttaattatattttaaggacTTGAATATCTACATCAAAATTGGATATTGCACAGAGACTTAAAACCAAACAATTTACTGATAAATCGAGAGGGTATACTTAAGATAGGGGATTTTGGTCTCGCAAAGGCATTTGGGTCTCCAACTAGGATAAATACCCATCAAGTGGTCACAAGGTGGTATAGGTAAGTAGTCTCATCCTCAATAAAATGAGTGTGAATATCAGAATCTCTAAACACTCTTGCTGTGAatgaaaatgatcagaaaacCTGTCATTTCTTTTGCATTCCTTTTTCATAGGTTTGTAGGTTTTGCATAAGTACCATTATGTGATTTCtttttatgcaatattttaCCGACTCACATAATGAACAGACAATAGATGAAAGAAAATTGTAAGATTAATCTGTTGTTACAATATTCAAAAGTTAAAAGgaattcataataaattatgataatttatttgatttttttaaataacatgatTTCCGAAATTTGACCGTTACTGCCACCACTCTTTGAAATATCTGTCTATGCCGTGTGCGTGTGTAATTAGTTCTTTAACTATACTGAGCCTGATTAGTTTCATCTATGGGAATTTTGTCCTTAAGAATTCGTTTTTAGTTAAAGCCCCtcatttagaaaatttattaggAGTAAAATCGAGTGTTATACGGGGCACATCACATTacctgaaatccaagatgaccgccactCTGAGTTTTCATTCCATCTATATGGTTTTCGTTTCCAAGATTCTCTGGGTGAATGTGGGATCATTTATTGAATCCAAGATGACCACCGCGAAAAATTTATCTgcaacaatattgatataatttCCAAGGTTCTCAGAATGCTTATGAACAACAttcaacaaatatatataagtatatataggtAATTGATAATAcggcgcaggtccggccacatgtGAGATATTGCTCTCACTTCTGATCTGGTGCATCCTAATATctgcttgaaaaaaattttgactGGTGCAACACAAAGATTCTCGAATTGTCAGCAATCCAATACTCTGAACGGCTAGATGCTTGGCGTAGCGTAGACTtcgcttaattgtgtgtctacTACCATAGGGGTGTTAAGGGATTGCGGTGCTTCTGCACCAAAAACCaattaaagtataaattaagtataggttagtgtcgaggacgaccggtggccattccccccctcAACCcaaatatgacagcggaacttaaaaagattttaccccaggagggtaccggctctaccagagtcggagaatccctccccgagcactctagctcgggctgcccttctcATTCTGAGGAGGGCACAGAaccaccttccttaaaggccggcaacactcctgtgattcctctagtgttgcaagagattgtgggcggcggtgatcacttaacaacaggtgtaAGTGAGTGAtatcatcactttaaaaataacaaattgtttaaattaataaaataaatttgtaatattgaacAGATCACCGGAACTATTGTTTGGGGCTCGCCAGTATGGCACTGGTGTTGATATGTGGGCTGTGGGCTGTATACTAGCTGAACTGCTTTTACGAGTGCCTTTCCTGCCAGGAGAAACTGACCTAGATCAGCTTTCACGTATATTCCAAGTGTTTGGAACACCAACTGAGGAACAGTGGCCAGtgagttttcatttatttatttaaatttatttttatctttaccacggtaaattataaatacttgAACAATTTTCTatgattatttgtataatttattttgatgtatttattACACACCAAAATATCATAAGGCTTTTATACAGTAACAAGgatactaaaaatattaactaaattataaaatctaCTGAAACCTGCAGTAGATAAAAGTAGTTTTAGAATTCGTCTCTTTGTGCACGTTTCTCAGAAATAGCTTAATCGATTTGAATGCgttttttactaatttatttaactaaatttccTGTAACAATATTTGTTTCATTCTATTCAATATGAAAGAAAGAAGAATTCATTTATTCACTTTAATCAAAATGATGTGTCAAAGATTTAGCACCACTTAGAAAAcattgagctttaatgagaagaagtggcaagaaactcattgccactctttaaaaattatatttacagtttcagtaTTTTGCATTATATGTGTGTAAAGtgattcaaaaaaattactctAACATTTTGATTGACATAAtgattattcataaaaaaaaaactattatgatAATAAGTGCAGAAGATGTATCATTTCGAATGATATactgtaaataagtaaatttattatGCGAGGAagtatatattcaaataaaatctaaataaaacctAAAATCAGGAATTCAGGCCAAAGACTGACATCTCGCAACAAATATCTCCCGTTGACGAGCATAACACATGGACCAGTCAACACTttacaaacaaatgttttaacACTATCAAAATCGCAGGcacccatttttttaaataaaattaataaatttcacaCACACAGTGTAATTCCTAAAGTGTTTTGGTAAATCAGTAAACTTATAATCTAattgtgttattaattataact
It encodes the following:
- the LOC126973135 gene encoding cyclin-dependent kinase 7 — encoded protein: MEEPITRYEKIDFLGEGQFATVYKARDVKTDKIVAVKKIKIGSRLEAQDGINRTALREIKLLQELQHINLIGLLDVFGQKSNVSLVFDFMDTDLEIIVKDSNIVLTPGNVKAYMIMTLRGLEYLHQNWILHRDLKPNNLLINREGILKIGDFGLAKAFGSPTRINTHQVVTRWYRSPELLFGARQYGTGVDMWAVGCILAELLLRVPFLPGETDLDQLSRIFQVFGTPTEEQWPGMKSLLAYVQFKYCPVQSLRHIFSAASDDLIELLESLLALYPPKRCDCTQALQMPYFSNKPAPTVGVKLPMPTNITKMELEKPSLKRKLLDNIDGGSLVKKLQFDRI